A single Curtobacterium sp. MCSS17_015 DNA region contains:
- a CDS encoding DNA/RNA helicase domain-containing protein, protein MTDFEIMRWPFTEQHLRSWRDADPRFVNWPVVYILDDGRRVYVGETLNTAARMRQHLESEDRRSLKAVRLVLDSTFNKSVCLDLESQLIGLFAGDDKYVVMNSNKGIVNGDYYDRDQYRDKFTEIFEALRRQNLFTRSIPEIENSELFKLSPFKALNRDQAIVMEDILEGLFADRASGAGGSTIVVQGDPGTGKTVVAVFLLKLLRDISDGTGVDDVGGDSLFADFFTEENRRLLAGFRFGLVVPQQALRASLKRVFRKTPGLDQTMVLTPFEVGKSDEKWDLLVVDESHRLNHRANQASGPQNKSFGDINAKLFGADADHWTQLDWIREQSTNQLFLLDSEQSVRPADLPQRVQADLVRSARDRDRYYRLFTQMRVQGGADYVSYVRAIMRGESPERRTFGDYEFRMFDDVGEMHEAIRARDSEVGLSRLVAGYAWEWKSKRDSEAFDIEIDGQHLQWNQAQTDWINSPGAIDQVGSIHTVQGYDLNYVGVIIGPDLRFDADAQRLVFERSSYFDKKGMENNPRLGITYSDEDLLVLVANVYAVLLTRGVRGTYLFVSDPSLRAWLRRFL, encoded by the coding sequence ATGACCGACTTTGAGATCATGCGATGGCCGTTCACTGAGCAACATCTTCGATCATGGCGGGACGCCGACCCGCGCTTCGTGAATTGGCCCGTTGTGTACATTCTCGACGACGGACGGCGTGTCTACGTCGGTGAGACCTTGAACACTGCCGCGCGCATGCGGCAGCACCTGGAATCGGAAGACCGCCGCTCACTCAAGGCAGTCCGGTTGGTGCTCGACAGCACGTTCAACAAGTCGGTCTGCCTCGACCTTGAATCCCAACTCATCGGGCTGTTCGCGGGCGACGACAAGTACGTGGTGATGAACAGTAACAAGGGCATCGTCAACGGCGACTACTACGACCGCGATCAGTACCGCGACAAGTTCACCGAAATATTCGAAGCTCTTCGCCGACAGAACCTGTTCACCCGGAGCATCCCGGAGATCGAGAACAGCGAGCTGTTCAAGCTGTCGCCGTTCAAGGCGCTCAACCGGGACCAGGCGATCGTCATGGAGGACATCCTCGAGGGCTTGTTCGCCGACCGTGCCAGTGGTGCTGGCGGCAGCACCATCGTCGTGCAAGGTGATCCAGGTACGGGGAAGACGGTCGTCGCCGTCTTCTTGCTCAAGCTCCTGCGGGACATCTCGGACGGCACCGGTGTCGATGACGTCGGTGGAGATTCGTTGTTCGCCGACTTCTTCACGGAGGAGAACCGCCGTCTCCTGGCTGGCTTCCGTTTCGGACTGGTGGTGCCGCAACAGGCGTTGCGTGCGTCGTTGAAGCGTGTTTTCCGGAAGACGCCGGGTCTCGATCAGACGATGGTGCTCACGCCGTTTGAGGTGGGTAAGAGCGATGAGAAGTGGGATCTGCTGGTCGTCGACGAGTCGCACCGCCTGAATCATCGGGCGAATCAGGCGTCGGGACCGCAGAACAAAAGCTTCGGTGACATCAATGCGAAGTTGTTCGGCGCTGACGCGGATCACTGGACCCAGCTGGACTGGATCCGCGAGCAGAGCACGAATCAATTGTTTCTGCTCGACTCGGAACAAAGCGTTCGTCCTGCGGATCTGCCGCAGAGAGTCCAGGCTGATCTGGTTCGTTCCGCGCGCGACCGCGATCGGTACTACCGCCTGTTCACGCAAATGCGAGTGCAGGGAGGGGCCGACTACGTCTCCTACGTCCGAGCAATAATGAGGGGAGAGTCGCCGGAGCGTCGAACATTCGGAGACTACGAGTTCCGCATGTTCGATGACGTCGGAGAGATGCACGAGGCGATCCGTGCTCGGGACTCGGAAGTAGGTCTGTCGCGTCTCGTCGCAGGTTACGCGTGGGAGTGGAAGAGCAAGAGGGACAGTGAGGCGTTCGACATCGAGATTGACGGCCAGCACCTGCAGTGGAACCAGGCGCAGACCGACTGGATCAACTCGCCTGGCGCGATCGATCAGGTCGGATCAATCCACACGGTTCAGGGCTATGACCTGAACTACGTCGGTGTCATCATCGGGCCGGACCTTCGCTTCGACGCTGACGCGCAGCGGCTCGTGTTCGAGCGCTCGAGTTACTTCGACAAGAAGGGCATGGAGAACAACCCCCGCCTGGGCATCACGTACTCAGATGAAGACCTTCTCGTCCTGGTCGCCAATGTGTACGCAGTTCTACTCACTCGCGGTGTTCGCGGAACGTACCTCTTCGTCAGTGACCCGTCTCTCCGAGCATGGCTTCGCAGATTCCTCTGA